Proteins from a genomic interval of Debaryomyces hansenii CBS767 chromosome E complete sequence:
- a CDS encoding DEHA2E11110p (similar to uniprot|Q05131 Saccharomyces cerevisiae YMR034C), translating to MVTISEIKETKAYKVLSSVVSFLISQWFFLFLGAFVAIAHSYPEFAKQGGTIRAEYSIQYGAVAVIFLISGLSMSTASLRVNLLNWRAHFTVLSTSFLITSSIIYGIACGIKAANDPSMDEWLLAGMIVTHACPTTVSSNVVMTKQAHGNDVLTLLEVSVGNILGAFVTPALVQMYLVGTWEFANPTHQSSGDTTIQDLYREAMKQLGLSLFVPLFVGQVIQNVFPKQTKWTLTTFKLAKVGSFMLLLIMFQSFSTAFAQDAFTSVSHESIIFLVFFNIGIYLFFTVMTYFYSRPLFILRYFNEEPNESHSKAYKYGYKLLRPFYYNRRDTVAIMLCGPAKTAALGVSIISSQYGSKNENLGKLLVPLVLYQAEQVITAQVLVNFMRKWIYAEDKKPDDIESDEHGDKNSPIESEQSNSVGDNNDSESQVSRHNSSITNLGDTNKLSP from the coding sequence ATGGTTACCATATCAGAGATTAAGGAAACAAAAGCGTATAAAGTATTGAGTTCCGTGGTATCATTTCTTATTTCACAATGgttcttcttgtttttaGGAGCATTTGTTGCGATAGCACATTCATACCCCGAGTTTGCTAAACAAGGAGGGACAATCAGAGCAGAATATTCGATTCAATATGGTGCAGTAGCGgtgattttcttgattagTGGATTGTCAATGTCGACGGCGCTGCTTCGGgtcaatttattgaattggaGGGCCCATTTTACTGTTTTGTCGacatcatttttaattacaAGTTCAATTATATATGGAATAGCGTGCGGGATAAAAGCTGCAAACGACCCGTCTATGGACGAGTGGTTGTTAGCAGGGATGATTGTGACACATGCATGTCCAACTACTGTTTCATCGAATGTGGTTATGACCAAACAGGCTCATGGAAACGATGTGTTAACATTATTGGAAGTATCGGTGGGAAATATCTTAGGGGCGTTTGTAACTCCAGCATTGGTCCAGATGTACTTGGTGGGTACTTGGGAGTTTGCCAATCCAACCCATCAATCTTCTGGGGACACCAcaattcaagatttatACAGAGAAGCTATGAAACAATTAGGGTTATCCTTGTTTGTGCCGTTATTTGTGGGCCAAGTAATCCAAAATGTCTTCCCAAAACAAACTAAATGGACTTTAACGACGTTCAAGTTAGCTAAAGTTGGATCTTTTATGTTGTTGTTAATTATGTTTCAGTCATTCTCAACTGCATTTGCTCAGGATGCGTTTACTTCCGTCAGTCATGAATCgattatttttcttgtatttttcaacattggaatttatcttttcttcaCAGTCATGACGTATTTCTATTCGAGaccattatttattttgagaTATTTCAACGAAGAACCTAACGAATCGCATTCTAAAGCCTACAAATATGGTTACAAGTTACTTAGACCTTTCTACTATAATAGACGGGACACAGTGGCCATAATGTTATGTGGACCTGCAAAAACTGCTGCCCTAGGAGTGTCTATTATCTCTTCACAATATGgttcaaaaaatgaaaacttAGGTAAATTGTTGGTTCCTTTGGTGTTATACCAGGCTGAACAGGTCATTACTGCCCAGGTTTTAGTCAATTTCATGAGGAAGTGGATTTATGCGGAAGATAAAAAACCCGATGATATAGAAAGTGACGAGCATGGAGATAAAAATTCTCCTATTGAGAGCGAACAGTCCAACTCAGTGGGCGATAATAATGACTCAGAAAGTCAAGTTAGCAGACATAACTCTAGCATTACGAATTTAGGCGATACCAATAAGCTTTCTCCATAG
- a CDS encoding DEHA2E11176p (no similarity), producing MHIVLKNFVNREPRMSCALMTIKFLRSVWVSGWYSGSMASKECSSNPKIGKATTEGCCDSILEQVSIVRWTKADTEREAWRKERTVGNGREPWWEP from the coding sequence ATGCATATCgtgttgaaaaatttcgTGAATCGTGAACCGCGAATGTCGTGCGCCCTTATGACGATCAAATTCCTCCGATCAGTATGGGTGTCTGGATGGTACAGTGGATCTATGGCATCGAAGGAATGCAGTAGTAACCCGAAGATTGGGAAAGCGACTACAGAAGGGTGTTGCGACAGTATTTTGGAGCAGGTGTCTATTGTACGGTGGACAAAGGCAGATACAGAGCGTGAAGCGTGGAGGAAAGAACGGACAGTAGGTAATGGCAGGGAGCCGTGGTGGGAGCCATGA
- a CDS encoding DEHA2E11154p (no similarity) yields the protein MELDQLGATSDPAALLGISITLFGSPYSATLLH from the coding sequence ATGGAGTTGGACCAACTAGGTGCTACAAGTGACCCCGCTGCTCTTCTTGGTATTAGTATTACGTTATTTGGTTCGCCCTACTCGGCGACCCTTCTCCACTAG
- a CDS encoding DEHA2E11132p (no similarity), with product MTSRQDQTYTATPSYTPTGSENNTSNTDNGSGDQSNTETSTPTGSDSGDDSGDGSDNGSGSGSGSGSGSGSGSDKGPGSGYSASASSTATISAYEGTVPMNKISSFSIALVPLALMALI from the coding sequence ATGACAAGTAGACAAGACCAAACTTACACTGCCACTCCATCATATACCCCAACAGGTTCAGAAAACAATACCTCTAATACTGATAATGGGTCAGGAGATCAATCAAATACAGAAACATCTACCCCAACAGGATCGGATTCTGGTGATGATTCTGGTGATGGATCCGACAATGGATCAGGATCAGGCTCAGGATCAGGCTCAGGATCAGGCTCAGGATCAGACAAAGGCCCAGGCTCAGGATAttctgcttctgcttcttccACAGCTACTATAAGCGCTTACGAAGGCACTGTCCCAATGAATAAGATTTCATCATTCTCAATTGCATTGGTGCCATTAGCATTGATGGCtcttatttga
- a CDS encoding DEHA2E11198p (similar to ca|CA2479|CaCCN1 Candida albicans CaCCN1 G1 cyclin), protein MQLQGSKTGSEAKYGPPTHVRRKPYNLMLELLESQANRKLVSEYQADGTKVLAQLEASRGVNPAMIELQPEIQWFMRPFLLDFLIELHSSFKLQPQTLFLCLNIIDRYCAKRIVFKRHYQLVGCTALWIAGKYEDKKSRVPTLRELSIMCRNAYDEEMFIQMEMHILATLEWSLSHANLEECLQLAISSCDITTHGTPCKYNNIDDKSNTMNNTSKVSAVTAVGRFLCELSLYDKFFLSLPPSLIAVTANLMACSMLQIPNASASLRAIFKKYTSESEIPGFDFNEYDENSENRQPEVEGPFLSGFDSSSLNTIRKICLMLIVQLGKITDVLSKKYDDLGVIQVVKNFNNRYSFAVSAIYENQNIVQEASMIELTNSKLYNLADIVLQLPNSNLETRNENHVPLTPPSATSQYSVFSNKSSVSVCTPIHSTYLPSSERMDDFSPMQDPGNNGWSSPASSAKIHI, encoded by the coding sequence ATGCAATTACAGGGGTCTAAGACAGGTAGCGAGGCCAAGTATGGGCCGCCAACACACGTTAGACGCAAGCCGTATAATTTGATGCTAGAACTCCTTGAAAGCCAGGCGAATAGGAAATTGGTGAGCGAGTACCAGGCAGATGGCACGAAGGTTTTGGCACAGTTGGAGGCGTCACGGGGGGTGAATCCGGCCATGATCGAGTTGCAGCCAGAGATCCAATGGTTCATGAGGCCGTTTTTGTTGGACTTTCTCATTGAGCTCCACTCGTCGTTCAAATTACAGCCACAAACATTGTTTTTATGCTTGAACATCATTGACCGTTACTGTGCTAAGAGAATTGTGTTCAAGAGGCATTACCAGCTCGTGGGATGTACTGCTCTTTGGATTGCTGGCAAATACGAAGATAAAAAGAGCCGGGTGCCTACATTGAGGGAATTATCGATAATGTGTCGTAATGCATACGACGAGGAGATGTTTATCCAGATGGAGATGCACATATTGGCCACACTCGAGTGGTCATTGAGCCATGCAAACTTAGAGGAATGTTTGCAACTAGCCATTTCGTCGTGTGACATCACAACCCACGGCACTCCGTgtaaatacaataatatagATGACAAGTCGAACACTATGAATAATACATCCAAGGTGTCTGCTGTGACGGCAGTGGGTCGATTCTTGTGTGAACTATCCTTATATGATAAGTTCTTCTTGTCGCTTCCACCATCACTTATCGCAGTAACAGCCAACTTGATGGCTTGTTCCATGTTACAAATCCCTAATGCATCTGCTTCATTGCGAgcaatattcaaaaagtaCACATCTGAATCTGAAATCCCCGGgtttgatttcaatgaatACGATGAAAATTCCGAAAACAGACAACCCGAAGTAGAAGGTCCCTTCTTAAGTGGATTCGATTCATCCTCGCTTAATACCATTAGAAAAATTTGCTTAATGTTAATCGTACAATTAGGAAAGATTACCGATGTATTGTCTAAGAAATATGACGATTTGGGAGTTATTCAAGTTGTCAAAAACTTTAATAATCGCTACAGTTTTGCCGTTTCGGCCATATATGAAAACCAGAATATAGTGCAAGAAGCTTCTATGATAGAGCTCACAAACTCGAAACTATATAATCTCGCAGATATAGTTTTGCAACTCCCTAATCTGAATCTCGAAACGAGAAATGAAAACCACGTTCCTTTAACCCCACCATCGGCTACCTCACAATACTCAGTATTCTCCAATAAGAGTCTGGTATCTGTATGTACACCAATACATTCAACCTATTTGCCTAGTTCAGAAAGAATGGACGACTTCTCGCCCATGCAAGATCCTGGTAACAACGGTTGGTCTTCGCCTGCCTCATCTGCTAAAATTCACATATAG